From one Butyricimonas faecihominis genomic stretch:
- the pncB gene encoding nicotinate phosphoribosyltransferase → MIIHDFLDNDLYKFTAMNAIQKKFPDSEVVYRFVNRGNTSFPPGFADALKKEVEAMAGVVLSKENEKFMRAKCYYFDSVFFDLLKGFRFNPAEVKVSQEGGKLDVEIRGLWYRTVLWEVPLMAMISELYFRMTGQVARDLERNATEKARAFADIKAEISEFGTRRRYSFDVQDRVIGILKENMKGLLNGTSNVYFAMKYDLIPMGTHPHEWFMYHGAHFGYRSANALALENWVDVYDGYLGIALTDTYTSDDFFNSFDTKYAKLFDGLRWDSGDPFEFTEKALEHYRKHRVDPKSKTIVYSDALDLEGVKKIKAFVNGRLHDVYGIGTYLTNDVGVTPLNMVIKLFECRPKGSEVFLPAVKLSDVEGKHTGYPDEVDLCLRMLRLK, encoded by the coding sequence ATGATCATCCATGATTTTTTGGATAATGATTTGTATAAGTTCACGGCAATGAATGCCATACAAAAGAAGTTTCCGGATTCGGAAGTGGTTTATCGTTTCGTGAACAGGGGAAATACGAGTTTCCCTCCCGGTTTTGCTGATGCTTTGAAAAAAGAGGTGGAGGCTATGGCGGGAGTGGTACTTTCAAAGGAAAACGAGAAGTTTATGCGAGCAAAATGTTATTATTTTGATTCGGTGTTTTTCGACCTTTTGAAAGGTTTTCGTTTTAATCCTGCTGAGGTGAAGGTGAGTCAGGAGGGAGGAAAGCTAGACGTGGAAATTCGGGGCTTGTGGTACCGGACCGTGTTGTGGGAAGTTCCTTTAATGGCGATGATCTCCGAATTGTATTTTCGGATGACGGGACAGGTTGCCCGTGATTTGGAACGGAATGCAACGGAGAAAGCAAGAGCCTTCGCGGATATAAAAGCGGAAATTTCCGAATTCGGTACCCGGAGAAGATACTCCTTTGACGTGCAGGATCGAGTGATCGGCATATTGAAAGAGAATATGAAGGGCTTGTTGAACGGGACAAGTAATGTTTATTTTGCCATGAAATACGACTTGATTCCGATGGGTACTCATCCCCACGAATGGTTCATGTATCACGGGGCGCATTTCGGTTATCGGTCGGCAAATGCCTTGGCGTTGGAAAATTGGGTGGATGTTTATGACGGTTATTTGGGTATAGCCTTGACTGACACGTATACTTCCGATGATTTCTTTAATAGTTTTGACACGAAGTATGCCAAGTTGTTTGATGGTTTACGTTGGGATAGTGGTGATCCTTTTGAATTCACGGAGAAAGCATTGGAGCATTACCGGAAACATCGGGTGGACCCGAAAAGTAAGACGATCGTGTACAGTGATGCATTGGATCTGGAGGGAGTGAAAAAGATCAAGGCTTTCGTGAACGGACGTCTGCATGACGTGTATGGAATCGGAACGTATCTCACGAATGATGTGGGGGTCACACCATTAAATATGGTAATCAAGTTATTTGAATGTCGTCCGAAAGGGAGCGAGGTGTTTTTGCCTGCCGTGAAATTGTCGGATGTAGAGGGAAAACATACGGGTTACCCGGACGAGGTCGATTTATGTTTGAGAATGTTAAGATTAAAATAA
- a CDS encoding arsenate reductase family protein, whose protein sequence is MKGYLFLEYPACGTCRKTKKWLDEQKVDYTNRHIVEERPTREELKIWFERSGLPLRKFFNTSGLLYKSMQLREKLDGMSEEEQLELLASDGKLVKRPLVIGEDFVLVGFKPEEWEKVLLK, encoded by the coding sequence ATGAAAGGATATTTATTTTTGGAGTACCCGGCGTGTGGTACTTGCCGGAAGACGAAAAAGTGGTTAGACGAGCAAAAGGTGGATTACACGAATCGGCATATCGTGGAAGAACGCCCGACACGGGAGGAGTTGAAAATATGGTTCGAGAGAAGTGGTTTGCCGTTGCGGAAGTTCTTTAACACGAGCGGGTTGTTGTATAAATCCATGCAGTTGAGAGAGAAACTGGACGGGATGAGCGAGGAGGAACAATTGGAGTTATTGGCGTCTGACGGGAAGTTGGTGAAACGTCCTTTGGTCATCGGGGAGGATTTCGTGTTGGTGGGATTCAAGCCGGAAGAGTGGGAAAAAGTATTGTTAAAATAA
- a CDS encoding HD domain-containing protein → MLVTYEDIRNDESIKCYITEADKALSALGYTEHSFPHVVKAATMAEMILLTLNYPKRTAELAKIAGYMHDIGNIVNRIDHAQSGAVMAFRLLDRMGMDPAEIAMVISAIGNHDESTAAAVNPIAAALILADKTDVRRSRVRNQDFASFDIHDRVNYAVEESKIYFNEDHSAIILDLKIDTSISAVMDYFEIFLGRMMLSRKAAEFLNISFELVINGQRLL, encoded by the coding sequence ATGTTAGTTACGTACGAGGATATACGAAATGACGAGAGTATAAAGTGTTATATCACGGAGGCCGACAAGGCCTTGTCCGCTTTAGGATATACAGAACATTCATTCCCCCACGTGGTGAAAGCGGCGACGATGGCGGAGATGATTTTATTAACTTTGAATTACCCGAAGCGGACGGCCGAACTGGCCAAGATTGCCGGGTATATGCACGATATTGGCAATATCGTGAACCGGATTGACCATGCACAGAGTGGTGCGGTAATGGCATTCCGATTGCTGGACCGGATGGGGATGGACCCGGCGGAGATTGCAATGGTCATCAGCGCTATCGGTAATCATGACGAGAGTACGGCTGCTGCCGTGAATCCGATAGCTGCCGCCTTGATTTTGGCTGACAAAACGGATGTACGGAGAAGTCGGGTGCGTAATCAGGATTTTGCGAGTTTTGATATTCATGACCGGGTGAATTATGCCGTGGAAGAATCCAAGATTTATTTTAATGAAGATCATTCGGCTATTATTTTGGATTTGAAGATTGATACTTCTATTTCGGCCGTGATGGATTATTTCGAAATCTTTTTGGGGCGGATGATGTTAAGTCGGAAGGCTGCCGAGTTTTTGAATATCAGTTTTGAACTGGTGATTAATGGTCAAAGGTTGTTGTAA
- a CDS encoding RNA polymerase sigma factor has translation MAIVSHKEFKAFFETFFIPVYTLMQRYTGERELSRDFTQEAFVRVFEHRGEFETEENAKAFLYTVARRIYLDHCKHQKIENQYQNRVNEEDPEEYDFLKEVTQQEVSRILYDAVDKLPSQTRSIILLNLKGFNNTEVAERLGVSVNTIKSLKKSAYVTLRTLLSKDLLMILFVLVDK, from the coding sequence ATGGCTATCGTATCGCATAAAGAGTTTAAGGCTTTCTTCGAGACTTTTTTTATTCCCGTTTACACGTTGATGCAACGCTACACGGGAGAGCGTGAATTGTCAAGAGATTTCACGCAGGAAGCATTTGTGAGAGTGTTCGAGCATCGGGGTGAGTTCGAGACGGAAGAGAATGCCAAAGCTTTCTTGTACACCGTAGCCCGTCGTATCTATCTGGATCATTGTAAGCATCAAAAAATAGAAAATCAGTACCAGAATCGGGTAAACGAGGAAGATCCCGAAGAATATGATTTTTTGAAGGAGGTTACTCAACAGGAGGTGTCCCGAATATTGTACGATGCTGTTGATAAGCTACCTTCACAGACACGTTCGATCATTTTATTGAACTTGAAAGGATTTAACAACACGGAAGTGGCAGAACGGCTAGGTGTTTCCGTGAATACAATTAAATCATTGAAAAAGAGTGCTTACGTGACGTTGAGAACCTTGCTGTCAAAGGATCTTTTGATGATTTTGTTCGTTTTAGTCGATAAATAA
- a CDS encoding FecR family protein: MNLLRRRFKIAHWIAEEFAGVIMKENQARLEQWRVESPAHAKEYDEIRTYIMTENERREKEKQTVKNEWRKFERVHFRKYVIWRRIGRCAAIMVMPLLVCGYFVSSEWKSPEVMIADNVEIVPGTGRAQLIMADGRFLKLEQKEDMKLDLPGVKVVATGKKIVYRAIEEEASTPKVEEYNTLVVPRGGEYMLELSDGTKVWLNSDSELRFPVTFVGDRRSVEIEGEAYFEVAKDEGKPFHVLANGSDIKVVGTSFNVMTYRGRTVTTLVEGKVCLTYKDESVLMVPDRQAEVITETGKILMREVDARNFTLWKDGVFYFENAALETIAERLSQWYDVNIIFNDEALKQLRYSVEMKRYNNIQDLLTKIEKTQKVKFLIQGKSIYIRKWMEAYDLLE, translated from the coding sequence ATGAATTTGCTAAGAAGACGTTTTAAAATTGCTCATTGGATTGCGGAAGAGTTTGCCGGGGTGATTATGAAAGAGAATCAAGCCCGGTTGGAGCAATGGCGTGTAGAAAGCCCTGCCCATGCGAAAGAATATGATGAAATCCGGACATATATCATGACGGAAAACGAGCGTAGGGAGAAAGAAAAACAAACAGTAAAGAATGAGTGGCGGAAATTTGAGCGTGTTCATTTCAGAAAGTATGTTATTTGGAGAAGAATAGGCCGATGTGCGGCTATTATGGTGATGCCTTTATTGGTGTGCGGGTATTTCGTGTCTTCCGAGTGGAAATCCCCGGAAGTCATGATTGCTGACAATGTGGAAATTGTTCCGGGGACAGGAAGAGCCCAGTTAATTATGGCTGACGGGAGATTCTTGAAATTGGAACAAAAAGAAGATATGAAATTGGATTTACCCGGGGTAAAAGTAGTTGCGACGGGAAAGAAAATTGTTTACCGGGCAATAGAAGAAGAAGCGAGTACCCCGAAGGTGGAGGAGTACAACACGTTGGTTGTACCTCGCGGGGGAGAGTATATGCTGGAATTGTCGGATGGGACGAAGGTGTGGTTGAATTCCGATTCCGAGTTGCGCTTTCCTGTTACGTTTGTCGGGGATAGGCGAAGCGTGGAGATTGAAGGGGAGGCTTATTTTGAAGTAGCAAAGGATGAGGGGAAACCTTTTCACGTGTTGGCGAACGGGTCGGATATAAAAGTGGTGGGAACAAGTTTTAATGTGATGACTTATCGGGGACGTACGGTTACAACTCTTGTCGAGGGTAAAGTTTGCTTGACATATAAGGATGAATCGGTACTTATGGTACCGGACCGACAGGCCGAGGTGATCACGGAGACCGGAAAGATTTTGATGAGAGAGGTGGATGCAAGGAATTTCACGTTATGGAAAGATGGTGTGTTTTATTTCGAAAATGCGGCTTTGGAGACGATTGCCGAGCGTTTGTCACAATGGTATGATGTTAATATAATTTTTAATGATGAGGCATTGAAACAGTTGAGATATTCGGTTGAAATGAAACGCTATAATAATATTCAGGATTTACTAACTAAAATTGAAAAGACACAAAAAGTAAAGTTTCTAATTCAAGGAAAAAGTATTTATATCCGTAAATGGATGGAAGCCTACGATTTGCTAGAGTGA
- a CDS encoding SusC/RagA family TonB-linked outer membrane protein encodes MKKNDNPNSLRRFKLWRKLLIVKLLCVCLFLQNTALSASVYSQELKLTLKGNDISLTNIFSQIRESSDYTFVYNLDDIQDVRVKSLDVKDASIREVLDKCLKGTGFSYEIEDHVVIIRPDRPAKQEVKKVTLSGLVMDQDSVPIAGVTVLLKGTYVGVTTDVTGRFQMAIPEQKEVFLLFSFVGMETREVKVIDFKKQIRVVMKEKVGQLDEVVITGYGQTTTRSSTGSTASLGQEVFANKATPTVDMLLQGQVAGVSVMAISGRPGEAAKVRIRGTNTISGDAEPLWVVDGVPLQQNVPNISTGQIKSGNLNEIFVTGIAGINPNDIENVTILKDASAAAIYGSRAAGGVIVITTKKGKAGKMRVNYSTTLSIGLKPQRNPGLMNSSEKMAWEQELWDEFSSESFVYNQAQTDPRKKIHSPVVGIVGMLRSEKLGKDDKLWHEDDFVPMSKEEQDAYIANLAKHSTDWFDVLFRNSFSMNHHLSFSGGSNQYTYYVSLGVTDDRGLVKETDYQRYNLNAKVDLNPSDRLNLGFGIDLSKQKSDSYSMTVSPFEYAYFANPYETLYNPDGSYRSDRTYFNLAGINDGNLSDGVQPPSGFNIMREMKETSSSADNTSASVRMNLGYDIIEKLRISGLVSYTYYNNKVDDVKGRDTYAAFLDRLYFDENNSEWIPYGSITQTSSDGSSYNVRGQLEYRDVFGDAHQVTLLGGAELRGDKSDRTYAKRFGYDDVTGNSAMPVHPNPQVEDVKRYADLIDQLSGEVSSESRFASFYASLDYSYLKRYLLSVTFRTDGSNNFGSDEQFNPTWSLGLAWHLDEERFMHGLYPIVSRLTLRAAMGYTGNVVKSVNKDLVLNYSTTYWDGLRTGNISAAPNPKVRWEKTKDMKIALDFGLFDERVSGLVEAYYRKSSDVVSTVDVLSTTGFSGQGFNTSEIKNKGIEGTLRVKVLNGKDFKFTLAGNIAWNRNILSKYSKKRVITDGRYEGFPLESVFAGRYTGIDARDGVYTYELRPDAQIYKGTDLQAVDNYRYYLGTSVSPVTGGFNVDFSYRNLRLNVGGVVSSGAKLLNMVNSPASYEIITSNRTGETPQTVYSDLYRNHLNVSKDMVNRWTEEKGTGVKYPRIIDFMGERLLLDQYNVHSQEITKGVYLENVSFLRIKNISLFYDLPQHIVKSLGLNTVGFSFTMNNFITFTNYSGIDPETPGTTYPITRSITLGINVGF; translated from the coding sequence ATGAAAAAAAATGACAACCCCAACAGCTTGAGGAGATTTAAGTTGTGGAGAAAATTGTTAATCGTGAAGTTGCTATGCGTGTGCTTGTTCTTGCAAAACACTGCTTTATCGGCAAGTGTTTACTCGCAAGAGTTAAAATTAACGTTGAAAGGGAATGATATTAGTCTGACCAATATCTTTTCCCAGATTCGGGAAAGTAGTGATTACACGTTTGTATATAATCTGGATGACATTCAAGATGTACGGGTGAAGTCTCTAGATGTGAAAGATGCGTCTATCCGGGAGGTTTTGGACAAGTGCCTGAAAGGAACAGGATTTTCTTACGAGATCGAGGATCACGTGGTGATTATACGTCCGGATCGTCCGGCCAAGCAAGAGGTGAAAAAGGTGACCTTGAGTGGTTTGGTAATGGATCAAGATTCCGTGCCGATAGCGGGAGTAACTGTCCTGTTGAAAGGTACTTACGTGGGTGTAACCACGGATGTCACGGGAAGATTTCAAATGGCTATCCCAGAACAAAAAGAGGTGTTTTTATTGTTTTCGTTTGTAGGAATGGAGACACGGGAAGTCAAAGTAATTGATTTTAAGAAACAGATTCGGGTGGTAATGAAAGAGAAGGTTGGACAATTGGATGAGGTCGTTATTACGGGATACGGGCAGACAACAACTCGTAGTTCAACGGGGTCAACAGCTAGTTTGGGGCAAGAGGTTTTTGCTAACAAAGCGACGCCGACTGTTGACATGTTATTACAAGGACAGGTTGCCGGGGTGAGTGTAATGGCAATTTCCGGTCGTCCGGGAGAGGCTGCCAAGGTCAGAATACGAGGAACGAACACAATCAGTGGGGATGCGGAACCTTTATGGGTGGTGGATGGCGTCCCTTTGCAACAGAACGTTCCGAATATCTCGACGGGGCAGATTAAATCGGGTAATCTGAACGAGATTTTTGTTACAGGAATAGCCGGAATTAATCCGAATGATATTGAGAACGTGACGATATTAAAAGATGCTTCAGCTGCAGCAATTTACGGATCAAGGGCTGCGGGAGGTGTGATTGTGATTACGACAAAGAAAGGAAAAGCGGGAAAGATGAGGGTCAACTATTCGACCACTCTTTCTATTGGACTAAAACCGCAACGAAATCCGGGGTTAATGAATTCTTCCGAGAAAATGGCTTGGGAACAGGAATTATGGGATGAATTTTCTTCGGAATCTTTCGTGTATAATCAAGCGCAAACGGATCCACGGAAGAAAATACATAGTCCGGTGGTTGGTATTGTAGGAATGCTCCGGTCGGAGAAACTTGGTAAAGACGATAAACTTTGGCACGAGGATGATTTTGTGCCAATGAGCAAGGAAGAACAGGATGCTTATATTGCAAATTTGGCAAAACATTCGACGGATTGGTTTGACGTGTTGTTTCGTAATTCCTTCTCGATGAATCATCATCTTTCTTTTTCCGGGGGATCGAATCAATATACCTATTATGTTTCTTTGGGGGTTACGGATGATCGAGGATTAGTAAAAGAAACAGATTATCAACGTTATAACCTGAATGCAAAGGTTGATTTGAATCCATCTGATCGTTTGAATCTCGGTTTTGGTATCGATTTATCAAAACAAAAATCAGATAGCTATTCTATGACGGTAAGTCCTTTTGAATATGCCTATTTTGCAAATCCTTACGAAACATTATATAACCCGGACGGGAGTTATCGGTCAGATCGGACTTATTTCAATCTGGCAGGTATTAATGATGGTAATTTGAGTGATGGGGTACAGCCTCCTAGCGGGTTTAATATTATGCGGGAGATGAAGGAAACATCGAGTTCGGCTGATAATACAAGTGCTTCCGTGCGGATGAATCTTGGTTATGATATCATAGAAAAACTGAGAATTTCAGGATTGGTATCATACACGTATTATAACAATAAGGTAGATGATGTAAAAGGACGGGATACTTATGCCGCTTTTTTAGATAGACTTTATTTTGATGAGAATAATAGCGAGTGGATTCCTTATGGTTCTATCACGCAGACTTCATCAGATGGTTCAAGCTACAATGTTCGGGGACAATTGGAATATCGGGATGTGTTCGGGGATGCTCATCAGGTAACTTTGTTGGGAGGAGCCGAGTTGAGGGGGGATAAGAGCGATCGGACTTATGCGAAGCGTTTCGGGTATGATGACGTGACGGGTAATTCGGCTATGCCGGTGCATCCGAATCCTCAAGTGGAAGATGTGAAACGTTATGCTGATTTGATTGACCAGTTGTCCGGAGAAGTGAGTTCTGAAAGTCGTTTTGCTTCATTCTATGCTTCTTTGGATTATAGCTATTTGAAGCGTTATTTGTTGAGTGTTACCTTCCGGACAGATGGTTCGAATAATTTTGGTAGTGACGAACAGTTTAATCCGACTTGGTCCTTAGGGCTTGCATGGCATTTGGATGAGGAACGGTTTATGCATGGTTTGTATCCTATCGTGAGCCGTTTGACATTACGAGCTGCCATGGGATATACCGGGAATGTTGTGAAATCTGTCAATAAAGATCTGGTGTTGAATTACTCGACAACTTATTGGGATGGATTGAGAACGGGGAATATTAGTGCCGCTCCTAATCCTAAAGTGCGTTGGGAAAAGACAAAAGACATGAAGATTGCATTGGATTTCGGGTTATTCGACGAAAGAGTCAGTGGGTTGGTTGAGGCGTATTATCGGAAGAGTTCCGATGTCGTGTCAACAGTAGATGTTTTGTCTACAACCGGATTTTCCGGACAGGGATTTAATACTTCAGAGATAAAAAATAAAGGAATAGAAGGAACCTTGCGGGTGAAAGTATTGAATGGTAAGGATTTTAAATTCACTCTAGCCGGAAACATAGCATGGAACCGTAATATTTTGTCGAAGTATAGCAAAAAGCGTGTAATAACGGACGGACGATATGAAGGTTTTCCATTGGAGTCTGTTTTTGCCGGACGTTACACGGGAATTGATGCGCGTGATGGTGTGTACACGTATGAGCTGAGACCGGATGCTCAGATTTATAAAGGGACGGATTTACAGGCCGTGGATAATTACCGGTATTATTTAGGAACTTCTGTTTCTCCGGTTACTGGTGGTTTTAACGTGGATTTTTCTTATAGGAATTTACGTTTGAATGTTGGTGGTGTTGTTTCTTCGGGGGCAAAATTGCTGAACATGGTGAATTCTCCGGCAAGCTACGAGATAATCACCTCTAACCGGACGGGAGAAACCCCTCAGACCGTGTATAGTGATCTGTACCGTAATCATTTGAATGTTTCGAAAGATATGGTGAATCGTTGGACAGAGGAAAAGGGAACCGGGGTAAAGTATCCAAGAATAATAGATTTTATGGGAGAGCGATTATTATTGGATCAATACAACGTGCATTCACAAGAAATCACGAAGGGGGTCTATCTGGAAAATGTTTCTTTTCTGAGAATAAAGAATATTTCGTTGTTCTACGATCTACCACAACATATCGTGAAATCTTTGGGATTGAATACGGTAGGGTTCTCTTTTACCATGAATAATTTCATCACGTTTACGAATTATTCCGGTATTGATCCGGAAACACCGGGTACGACTTACCCGATCACCCGCTCTATAACGTTAGGAATAAACGTGGGATTTTAA
- a CDS encoding RagB/SusD family nutrient uptake outer membrane protein — MRKSSLYIIISLLFCNLSCTEYLDVKNKGEVIPETAEEFSALLHRHLYSIDGAGEYAFFGAPSTAASYEAYTDNWDADLTTKLDLPIYVGSDISSLSFRFKSLYEVIRDCNIVIGELKERDTEFGKKLLATAHTIRAVCYYTLMRNYCEPYDKSNATEMLGVPIVKEFDMEGKPERSDLKETADFIVEDLKQAISLNQTDEHYRFYVDVSKAYLARVYFWMQEWALAASMAKEVLDKYPLISGEAYKEMIQSEVKQLGNVLIRSGISKSEGYVYTDMQKTKGRPLSLEFVNLFVEKERDIRYTFSFNTEFVNTKMLKTSLRTAEMCLIMAESYVHSGDTENGLKYLNHLRENRITGYTPYTESNLPAVDPAALVQVDAEGKPLTPLMAAILNERRKELYLEGDRWYELKRNGRPERWCGHSGVKYVTAKFLYTFPIPKEDIALNSGLIQNPGYETY; from the coding sequence ATGAGAAAGTCAAGTTTATATATTATCATCTCGCTCCTTTTCTGCAATCTTTCTTGTACGGAATATTTGGACGTGAAAAATAAGGGAGAGGTTATTCCGGAAACGGCAGAGGAGTTTTCAGCCTTACTACATAGGCATTTATACAGTATTGACGGGGCTGGAGAGTATGCTTTTTTCGGAGCTCCTTCGACGGCTGCTTCTTACGAGGCTTATACCGATAACTGGGATGCGGATTTGACAACCAAGTTGGATTTGCCGATTTACGTGGGGAGTGATATTAGTAGTTTGTCGTTCCGTTTTAAATCGTTGTACGAGGTTATTCGTGATTGTAATATCGTGATCGGGGAGTTGAAAGAGCGTGATACGGAGTTCGGTAAAAAGTTATTGGCAACGGCTCACACGATTCGTGCCGTGTGCTACTACACTTTGATGCGCAATTATTGTGAACCGTATGACAAGAGTAATGCAACTGAGATGTTAGGGGTACCTATCGTGAAAGAGTTTGATATGGAAGGGAAGCCTGAACGTTCGGATTTGAAGGAAACAGCTGATTTTATTGTTGAAGATTTGAAGCAAGCAATTAGTCTGAACCAGACTGACGAGCATTATCGTTTTTACGTGGATGTTTCTAAAGCGTATTTGGCGAGAGTATATTTCTGGATGCAAGAGTGGGCATTGGCGGCAAGTATGGCTAAAGAAGTGTTGGATAAGTATCCGTTAATTAGCGGGGAAGCCTATAAGGAGATGATTCAAAGTGAGGTGAAACAGTTAGGAAACGTGTTGATACGTTCCGGAATATCCAAATCAGAAGGATACGTGTACACCGATATGCAGAAGACGAAAGGGCGTCCATTATCTTTGGAGTTTGTGAATTTGTTTGTAGAGAAGGAACGGGACATACGTTATACCTTTTCTTTTAACACGGAATTTGTGAACACCAAAATGTTAAAGACCTCCTTGCGAACGGCGGAAATGTGTCTGATCATGGCTGAGAGTTACGTTCATTCCGGAGATACGGAGAATGGTTTGAAGTATTTAAATCATCTGCGAGAGAACCGGATTACCGGATATACTCCATACACGGAATCAAATTTACCGGCTGTCGATCCCGCCGCGTTAGTCCAAGTGGATGCAGAAGGGAAACCTCTGACACCTTTGATGGCTGCAATATTGAATGAACGACGGAAGGAGCTTTATTTGGAAGGTGATCGTTGGTACGAGTTGAAACGGAACGGGCGACCGGAAAGATGGTGTGGGCATAGCGGGGTGAAATATGTTACGGCTAAATTCCTGTACACGTTCCCTATACCGAAGGAAGATATAGCATTGAACTCCGGGTTAATACAGAATCCGGGATATGAAACTTATTAA